GATGGGAAGAGCACACGAACCAAGGTTAGCTGCAGGCCTGCTCCAGCTCCTCCCCCATCAACCTGCTTCACTTATCTGGAGTTATAATGCCCAATGGATGATCTCTTCAGAGGCCAGAGATTAACTCAAGTCATCAGAGGTACAGTAAGCCTGTAGTTGAATACTGTCTACAAGCCATGCTGTTAGGTCACAGACCAAGGTCGAAGCTCATTTTTAAAACGTTTTCTAACAATTTATAAGCCATACAATTGCCTATGTTGTGATTGTTTTGtacttgcaatttatttttcttctttctggACTGTAAAGATTAAGACAAATTCAATTTGATATATACAACTTTGCTTATTAAACCACACAAGTTCAGATAATGCAGCAGGGGATTATACAATGCACTTTACTCaggctgtactgtatctgttaacAGATTCCCTGATCACACCTGCTGGAACAAGTTGGAACAAGACTCTGCACATAGAACACGTCATCATTCTTATCCCCCTGAACATGTGCAAATTGAAAATAGATTACTGTGAATGGAAATATTTGATTACGgatcaatgcattattgcacAGTTTTGGCCAAAAGAACCACACTGTCTCCACTAGATATTCCCATAATACCGGACCCTCGGAGGCAGTGAAAGCTGAATTCGTTTACAAGTCTGAAGATATGTAGCATGCTTTGGCTCAATAAGGACTTCTGTGCAGATCACGAGCAGTGCTTACCCTGTGGTTTCCCAGAACGTAGAATATGTGTCCGAGCAGAACAAGCGAACAGGCCGTCAATCGATTCAGGTCTTCTGCGTTGGACATTTTCAGTGTCTCCCGCAAGAATTTCCTAGAGAGGGGGACAAATACAaaaattcaaatcaataaaatacttGCCACCTTTTCTATCGCTAGGTACTCTGCTGCACACATGCAGCAACAGTCTGTGTATGGGTTCCTGAAAATGtcttaaaaaacataataaaattagTAAATCCTTGTTTTTATGGTTTCTGGGTGGGGTGATGGACAGATCCAACTAACAGTATCTAAGTGACCTTTGGGATATTTCAGAATGAAGAGAGCAGACTGCAGCAGTTGTCGAGAGTGCAACCAATTTGTACTGATCTGTGAAAGTGTCGCGAGACTGACAGCTCGCTTTTCCTCGGCAAGCGGAATCTAGTTAATCACCGATCACTGATGTTACTCACTTCGCTTCGTTGTAGCGTCCTTGGAAAAAGGAGAAGAGCCCTCTGATGTAGAAAGCAGCGGCGCGTAAACAGTGGGAACTGggaaaagagatttttttttttttttttaaggaaataacAGATggaaattcctggttttaccacaAGCTTGTTACttttacactgtggctaatcaagctcgtagtaaaacatggaatggatgAAAATGCATTGCAGTCTTTGTTCCACCCCTGAAAAGGAAGCACAGCAAATGTCTTTAAGCTGTCGAGACACtgaaaactagtaagaaacaattTTAGTAGATATACATTTATATAACCTTGTATATTATTCTCTTTAGTTTGTCTGTAAAATATGAAAACTCCACAaggtttctatttaaaaaatttCAATAGTGGCAGTACTGAGGCCAtttgtttagatcaactgaatagataCTGATGtaatattttaaccctttgcagtccattcattcagcacttgtcaggtccaatttattttcacacgcactgtatttcacacacattgtttaattatttttttttttttttttttttttttttagtaaaacaggtttaaaggcattgaatcgcaaaaggacactcagtaccgtatctacagccaagccccaccccttgttcgctgtatttttcacatacctctttatagacgtgcatactgataaatcccaTCCTGATCGCtcgtttatcaccaaactcctcaataatgtgatctaagtcattattttattactacaacatctccaAAATGCTACGCAAATGATCagtgagcgctggatgcagaagcagataTTATGTCCGtcttatctctgtagtggatggggctatgagaacccccccccccccccccccacacacacactttttttctttgtttcattcggctcctattggccattgaaaggttttcttggctttttccagagaaaaaacgactagagacctgtgctttacatctttttgactggattggaaagggaaaattgtaatgtcaggcctggtccgacataggactgcaaagggttaaataagggTTTTACACAAGATTACCAATGTGATGTTGACAAATTAGACCACTCTTTGCTGGTCTACAGCTTTATCGAAATGCTGCTCAATGCTAAAAGGtggtatttgtttaattaaataagttAAACTGCCACTATCAGATGTTCTTGTCAAAGGCAGTGAGTTATTACAACCGGCACAGAGTTTAAGTTCTGCCTCCAATGTTCGTGTACCTCTTAACTCATTGAATAcagagttctcttaccttacAGGGAAATTGTGATCAGGATTTATCCTCTCCAACAGACTAAACAGCTGCAGAcgcaaaaccaaagaaaaaaaaaaaacacaagcatttaACTTGCATACTGCACATGTATTTATGAAGTACAAAAAATCTTGTTAAAGTTTCcaatcaggatttttttttttctacttgggATGGATCCCAACACCTCAAGCCTGTGGGGTAATGTTTCAGCTGGGGATCCTAACATACACACACGTGAAGAAATGTCAGAAAAGAAGACACCAATACAGATGACATTCTGGAAAGTGTTGCTTCAATTTGGTTAGCCTTTTTGTAGAATTTCTCCATTATTTATTATAGAAATTCAATAAGCCCTCCTGCAGCCTTCTCTCTCATTTACTTAAGCAGTCAGTCCGAGTACTTGATAAGTCGCACGACTTTACAAGTGGCCATTCTTCAGAGTGCCATGCTGTACCCTCTATGAATGTGAAAGCCTCCTAATATAGCACCTCCCTTACTGACCTCCTGCTGCCGGTTTCCTTCTCTGATGTAGACACTGGCCAGGTTGGTCACAATAAACGTCCACAATTCCTGATGCGTGGTCAGCTGCAGAAAAAAGTTCAGCACAATGTCAATTCAAATGAACTGGCACTGTTTTTATGGTATGCCATAATGCTAAATATTTATGAAAGATGTTTTACTTCAGTGTACCATTCttgttaaatgaaaatgaaatattcagtATTATAAAAGGGGGGGTTGGGGGCAACTGTAGGACGATTTAAGGAATCTTCTTGTTTCAAGAAAAATTGACTCAAATAACCCTTTTACTGCATTTACTTGGTGGCATCTAAATCAAAGTTTACCAACATGTAAACAAGGAGGGATGTGAAGACTAACAAGCTGTCAACATGATGGACAGCCAGAAATCTGAGCAGGTCTCTCCCCATTACTCTCCTCGCACAGGCAGGGCGTGTCTGCGTCTGTATGAACGAAAGGGTCATCATCTCCCTTGCTGGGGCATTGAAGCCAGAAGACAGCAGTTTGGGATAGTTGCATGCAGACACCGACAGGCAGGATCAGCTGAGTGCGAATGGCTTTTGGCTGCGACTGACCCTCCTTTCACTACAAGTCATCTAGCAGAGAGTGGAGTCTGAGGTTATGAAAAAAGGGCCtctaataatttttatttacagttacacTAACATTTGATTTTATTCCTGTAAATCTTCCGATGGGAGACTGAATCTTTAATTCTATTAAATGAAGACCGCAGAGAATCTCAAAGTCACAAAGTTTTTGCTTTTGGGaagatttaaatgtaattttgtgtAGAGACCCAGGATCTCTTAGACCACTCACCCGCAGTGCTGTCGTGAACTGTGCCTCTGCGTTATCCATGCAATTTACTGAAATGCAATAAAGACCCTGGGGGGAGAGGAAAGAAGAAACCAGTATTAGCCACTTACTTATGAAGTCAATACAGTTAGTTTTCACTGGTGTTCCCATGAACAACAGGACAGATTACAACACTGACACAGCAGGGCTTAAGTTTAACTGACAAAACCAGCTGATTACTTGATTACTGTCATTCCTGGTGAGGCTCTCGAGCTTTCGCTagtaaactgtttaaaacaaacacagtgcaaaTCAGATCTGCAACTTTAACTACAATAAAGGGTGGAGTTACTGACCCCCCTGATAAAGGCAGCTAGGAACAACAGGGTGATTTGAAAGGCGGCGGCTATACACTGAAAACGAATCAGAGCGCGTGGGACTCATCGCAGTGGTCATCATAGGTAAGACATCCTAGTATAGAAGTCTGACCACACAACGCAAGTATACAAGCACACTGCCACTAAATATATCCTCCTTACGAGACAGTAAGACGGTTGGACAGGCAGGTATACATGCACAGTGTAAAGCGTCTCTAGCAGACAACGGTGCACTCACTAGCAAAGTGTGGAGCTGAGCAGCGTGATTGGAGAATAACCTGGGGGACTGCTGGCACAACTGGCACACCTGAGATATCTGCACCAATAAAAGACAAAAGTTATTAACGCAGCTACAGAGTACACCCTAACAGTGCATTTGTTCAGTGTTTAAATTTCAAGCCAAGGACAAAAATTCAGCCAACTTTGTAactttagtaaaataaaaaaactggagTGCTCCATGGGGATTAACTCTGATTcacttaaaatgaaaataaataaataaaaccggaTTAATGTTCTTGTTACAGGCGTCTGTAGCCTGAAAACTGGTTACCACGACCTGCATTCATAACGTGCGGAAAACATTCTTGGAACAAACACAGAGCAATTCCGAACATTCAAATAAATCGAAGCATCATTTCGACAACTCTGTACAGGTCTGAATGCCGGACGACAATGATAACATAAATGAATGGGAGCGCCCCTTGCTGACCTCCTGCAGTGCGGTGGCTTTGTGTCCGGTGACGAGGCGACACATGATGATGTGCTCCAGCAGTATTACCTGGAACGAGGACAGGATCGGGCTGCAGTCGAGCACtggagaaaacacacacacaaaaaaaaaaaaaatacggcgatcagcatttaaaatgtgaaatctgTGATGTACGAGAAAATAGTGTCAAGAAACATgcaaaaaagtacaaaacaagtGCATTGATAGCATGGGTAGGAAACATAACACGGTTTTCTTTAGCTGACCATGGCACGgtacttactttttaatttttctaaCTGCATGAGTGCTTTGTCAGTGTATTTCTGAGCCTTCTCCAAATAGCCAGCTTGCATGGAATGCATAACCGTCACCTGAAACGCAAAACATATGCAGTTTATCTTggattatttcattatttaaaacccCATTCTGCGAGTCTTAAATAAGCTACCTGTACAAACCGGTGTGTCAGTGCCCGGACGtgagcagtaaaacctggaatggtttaAACTTCTATGCAATGGGGGGGTCTTcagatgtattctttattttagacaaagaaaataatacaccAGGGGCCCAAGAAGACAGCTCTAGTGCCGCTTCACaaataaaagaaactaaacaaaaggtAGTGGAGCTGATCAGGTTGGTTAAACTTGCTTTTTTATTCTTCGGTAATGCACTTTAAAGCAGTGGTATTCTTTTGTGGCTTTTTCTGTCCATTCCAAAcgaggactttgttccaaccaacCATCTACTTACTTAATGAACTGCACACTTCAATTAAATAGATAAagactaattaaaaacaaaggctATGCAGTGCTAAATTTAATAACTAATGACATGGTTGGAACGAGGTCCATGAGTGAGTATTGGGGCTTTGAAAGGGTTTAACAGCCCCTGTCCTGCTGCGAAACTGAACAAAACCAGGACTTACCAGATAGACGAGCACGCACATGTGCTCCTTTGGCAGCCAGTGGAAGAGATCGGCAGGGTTGCTGGGCAGAATCTCGTCATCGTGGAGCGTGGAGATGGTCTGGATGCACTGCTGCAGCTGCTTCAAGCATGGCTTCACACTTTTAACCTACAGCAGGAAGAAGGGAGGGAGAAGAAGGGAGGAGAACACCCCCacacttaattaaaacaaactagaacgggaaagaaaaaacaacagaataaCAAACTCGAGCTTCCAAGACGACCACCAGGTTTGAGACCAACTGGATAAGGGTCCCCTCTTTATGGGTAAACCTTTCTGCCCTTCCCCAGAATTCCTACCTCTTACCCACTCCTGTGACTACTCAACCCTCCCTACCTGTACCAGTATGTTTATAGTTCTTAATCAGTAGACTGAAGAAAGAACTAGACATCTGTCTCCCAAGTTTCTTACAGCTAAACAGGGATGGCaatgactcctattgcatagccatttcatccattccaggttttattacaagcgtGATTAGACACAGAGCATGGCAAcaatctcaggtgtgtcttaaactcctagtaaaatcaggactggatcaaactgctatacaatgggggGTCTTTTTCCCATCCTTGGTTTAATCTTAGAATTCTTGTTTTAAAGTGAAGGTCCATGGCTGCCTGGATCTCTTCCAGTTTAAAGACCTACAACTTTTAACAGAAGCTTTGTGTGTTTACCTGCCCAGCGTCTAGGTAGTGCGTGACCTGCAGCACCAGGAAGAAGACTCGCAGAGACTCCTTCTGGATGGGGTTTCCCTGCCAGTTCTCCACGATCTGACCGCATAGCGTCAGCAAGGGGTGCACCTCCTGCAGCTTCCGCTCCATCAGCAGCAACtgccattacaaaataaacactaacataTACAGACAACTTAGGCTAACATGATCTTACACAGAATACAAGACGATTCTCATGTTCATGTTAAGCAAGACAGGTGCCTCAATGTTCATGAAAAAGTAAAGTCGCTGTCTGAACACTGGGGTAatcatcatttattttaaaccttccCTTCTTATTATGTTTCCTTCCTGCACCATGCTTTAATGGGACATAATTCAAGTGTTCCCATCTGCTATTGAAAATACTGGAAACTAAAACACTCCAGAAAGTATTCTGATAACTGCTTTTACGTTTCACTGGACTAGAAGATATCTATATTCTAAAATACCCAGTATTGCAttttatctaaataaatattaacaggcaaaaaaaaaaaaaaaaaaccaggaaaACTTACCATTCCTTTACTCAAGAGAAACAGtgctctgtaaaaaaataaataaaaataataataaaagtaaataaagtcAAACTACGTATTCAGAAgtaaataatacaacatttaaaaaaatgtgacaaataCACGTGACAATACAAAGTTTAAAGGCATTAACATTCTTTCATAACTGCTACAGACAAAAAGACAATCTGCATGAATTCTAGGAGAAAGTCATATCAATGGATAGATACCCTTCACACTGTAAAGACAGTTCTGTACTACTATAGAGCACTGATCTTTCATTCCTACCCAAGGCACAAAAAGTGCTAGAACAAAACAACTTGAATCCCTATGCTGCTGCCCATACTAGTTTGCATTGCTTGTGCATGCAACTACTACACACAGCAACATACAAGATCAATACATTACTTTATATATAgtgtttgtaaaaaaacattatatgAAAATGTCAGATGCAATTTCCTCCCCCCCCCTCACTGCAGAACATTCAGTGAGGTCTTCACCTTTAATTATCAAAAAAAGAAACGTTTCCACATACCTCAACAACAAAATGCTCCTGTCCGCTCTATTTGTAATAGAAAACCACTGTTAAAGTTACTGAAGTTTCTAACACGCAACACAATTGAAGTCTGAAAAGTATTAAACGTGATTCACAGTCCAGTGAAAATGATGTAcacttttttcctttctttctctttctttctttctttcttttgaaacaaTTTGTANNNNNNNNNNNNNNNNNNNNNNNNNNNNNNNNNNNNNNNNNNNNNNNNNNNNNNNNNNNNNNNNNNNNNNNNNNNNNNNNNNNNNNNNNNNNNNNNNNNNNNNNNNNNNNNNNNNNNNNNNNNNNNNNNNNNNNNNNNNNNNNNNNNNNNNNNNNNNNNNNNNNNNNNNNNNNNNNNNNNNNNNNNNNNNNNNNNNNNNNNNNNNNNNNNNNNNNNNNNNNNNNNNNNNNNNNNNNNNNNNNNNNNNNNNNNNNNNNNNNNNNNNNNNNNNNNNNNNNNNNNNNNNNNNNNNNNNNNNNNNNNNNNNNNNNNNNNNNNNNNNNNNNNNNNNNNNNNNNNNNNNNNNNNNNNNNNNNNNNNNNNNNNNNNNNNNNNNNNNNNNNNNNNNNNNNNNNNNNNNNNNNNNNNNNNNNNNNNNNNNNNNNNNNNNNNNNNNNNNNNNNNNNNNNNNNNNNNNNNNNNNNNNNNNNNNNNNNNNNNNNNNNNNNNNNNNNNNNNNNTTTACTAAATTTCTGACAAATAGATTACAGGATTGATCAAATCCGGCACGAGCCCATTCCAGACCATGTTTTCCTTCCAGCCTAACCTTGAATATACAGCTTCTCCTGCTGTGGCCTTCCTGTGCACATTTTAGACTGTATAGATTTAGGGGCcatcaggaataaaaaaaaaaaagaaataaatgaggACTGGAATGGACCATTCATGCCACATTTAACCAGCCCCAAACGAGGCTCCACCATTTCAAAAGGTGAAGGATCAAGCGGTGTCTTTCACGGACTGCAAGACCACAAAGCCCCGGAGAGATGAGAATGGGACGCCCCGATATTCCAACCAGGGTGACCATTATAAAGAAATGCAGTGTGGATATACGGTAACATTCAATTGCTATCCTACATTTTACTCTCTGGATTCCACATACAAAcactatatataataaataaaactaaacagggTGTTTCAGAAGTCTGGAACCATAGGCTGCTTGATCAGACCTAGAGGATGGGACAGGGTTTGCACCCACCCTGCCGCGATATGCCTGCGAGTTAATGGATAACATGGACAATATATAAACATCTTTCCGTAACATTTGTAAAgatcctgttttttcttttaggtCCGACTGTGGTTTCAGACTGCCGGAACGCCCTGTATGCCACCCTAGGATCAGGAACGTGAACACCAGAACGGCTATATTACCTGGTGTACTCCGATCCCACTACCCTGGCATATTCTGCTCCCACTCCCAGAAGATCGCACGCTGACACAAGGTCCTTCTCCAGCGTGTGCAGTTGCTAGAAACCAATGAAGAAGAGGAACTCAATAGAGGTACAGTTACAGCAGCAAATGTTCCTTTCATTTTACTCCTACTCAGAATCCACAGCTTCAACATATAGCCTTCTATAAGACCAACTATaaaaggggggaagggggggggggggggggggggggagtgtcaACTCTCCACTCAGGACTCGGTGCTTACCGCAAGTTGAAACAGGAGCCGACAGTGCCAGTATGGGGTTTGTTGTGAGATCTGGATTGCCTTGCGCAGAAGGGGCTTTGCTGAATCAACCAAATTCTAAAACAATGAAAAGATTCTTGTTAAGACAATAGGAGTGCATGGAAACCGCCGAcgcttctttaaaaaataaataaaaaatttaaaaatgatattctgCACAGTTACAAAAGTTCAGgcaaattaaatcaagtttgataAATTACAAAGGAGATGTTGACCAATATTGATGTGATGAATAATTAAATCCAAGCTTAACCTAACAAACAAGCCTGAATCTTATTGCAGGTAGAATGCCGGGGGGATCAACAGAGCTTAGATTATGTGTATACACCTAAATCTCCATTCTCTGATGTCCTAACATTACACATGTGGAATTGACATGTTCAATGCAAGAAAAATAATTGTAGCACTCACCTGTTGGCAATACAGCTCTGATAAAAGACTGGCAGCTTCAAATTTAACATCTTCAAATTGAGGGATCTAGGAGTTCTTTGTAAAGGattattattactacagtattatt
This Polyodon spathula isolate WHYD16114869_AA chromosome 27, ASM1765450v1, whole genome shotgun sequence DNA region includes the following protein-coding sequences:
- the LOC121301574 gene encoding MAU2 chromatid cohesion factor homolog isoform X1: MASGGEAPESWYLALLGFAEHFRTSSPPKIRLCVHCLQAVFQFKPPQRVEARTHLQLGSVLYHHTKNSELARNHLEKAWLVSQQIPQFEDVKFEAASLLSELYCQQNLVDSAKPLLRKAIQISQQTPYWHCRLLFQLAQLHTLEKDLVSACDLLGVGAEYARVVGSEYTRADRSILLLRALFLLSKGMLLLMERKLQEVHPLLTLCGQIVENWQGNPIQKESLRVFFLVLQVTHYLDAGQVKSVKPCLKQLQQCIQTISTLHDDEILPSNPADLFHWLPKEHMCVLVYLVTVMHSMQAGYLEKAQKYTDKALMQLEKLKMLDCSPILSSFQVILLEHIIMCRLVTGHKATALQEISQVCQLCQQSPRLFSNHAAQLHTLLGLYCISVNCMDNAEAQFTTALRLTTHQELWTFIVTNLASVYIREGNRQQELFSLLERINPDHNFPVSSHCLRAAAFYIRGLFSFFQGRYNEAKKFLRETLKMSNAEDLNRLTACSLVLLGHIFYVLGNHRESNNMVVPAMQLASKIPDMSVQLWSSALLKDLNKACGNTMDAHEAAQMHQNFSQQLLQDHIAACSLPEHNLITWTDGPPPVQFQAQNGPTTSLASLL
- the LOC121301574 gene encoding MAU2 chromatid cohesion factor homolog isoform X2; translated protein: MASGGEAPESWYLALLGFAEHFRTSSPPKIRLCVHCLQAVFQFKPPQRVEARTHLQLGSVLYHHTKNSELARNHLEKAWLVSQQIPQFEDVKFEAASLLSELYCQQNLVDSAKPLLRKAIQISQQTPYWHCRLLFQLAQLHTLEKDLVSACDLLGVGAEYARVVGSEYTRALFLLSKGMLLLMERKLQEVHPLLTLCGQIVENWQGNPIQKESLRVFFLVLQVTHYLDAGQVKSVKPCLKQLQQCIQTISTLHDDEILPSNPADLFHWLPKEHMCVLVYLVTVMHSMQAGYLEKAQKYTDKALMQLEKLKMLDCSPILSSFQVILLEHIIMCRLVTGHKATALQEISQVCQLCQQSPRLFSNHAAQLHTLLGLYCISVNCMDNAEAQFTTALRLTTHQELWTFIVTNLASVYIREGNRQQELFSLLERINPDHNFPVSSHCLRAAAFYIRGLFSFFQGRYNEAKKFLRETLKMSNAEDLNRLTACSLVLLGHIFYVLGNHRESNNMVVPAMQLASKIPDMSVQLWSSALLKDLNKACGNTMDAHEAAQMHQNFSQQLLQDHIAACSLPEHNLITWTDGPPPVQFQAQNGPTTSLASLL